The stretch of DNA AATGCTAATCAAAACCTTCTTCCCTCTTGGAGCAATGAGACTCACCAGATTCAGATGAAGATGGGGATCTAATTGCCTTCTCCACTGATGAGGAACTGAGCGTGGGGATGCACTACATTAAGGATGACCTTTTCCGGATTTACATTAAAGAGAAGAAGGAATGCAGGCAGGAGCATCGTCCTCCTTGTGCCCAGGAGATGCCCCCCCAAACATGGTGCATCCCAATGTGATCTGTGATGGCCGTAATGGACCAGTGTTGGGGAGTGGCTTCAAGTGTAGCATCTGCCTAGACTACGACCTCTGCAGCACCTGTGAAGGAAAAGGTCTTCACAAAGAGCATAACACGATTGTCTTCCAGAACCCCTTACACCCCCACCTGCCTGAGTGGTTTTCTCGCAGATGTTGGTTGCATAAGATGAGACATGGGGCTTTCCCCCCTTTTGGGTGGATGCCAGGATGGGGGTTCATTGATCCTCACCCCATGAATCCAAATGTTCCACAGGCACAAACTGGTGGAACTCCCCCCAATCTAGGAGCAGAACAAGGTCAGATGGCTTCAGCTAGTGCACAACAGGACTCAGACCCCAATGTCACCTTCCTACAGAATGTAGGTGAAAGTGTGGCAGCTGCCCTTAGCCCTCTGGGTATTGATGTTGACATTGATGTAGAACATGGTGGAAAAAGAAGCAAGGTGACTCCATCCTTCTCCCAATCCAACAGTGAGGACAAGAGTAGTCTTCAGTCAAGCAGTTCCTCCAGTAAAAGCCAAGCAAGCATCCAGACCTCTGAAATGGAAATGATGGCCCTTTCTGAGCAGATGGAGAAGGTAATCGTGGAGTCTTCCATGCAAGTGGATGAGAACCCACTATCCCAAGTTCAGGTAGAGGCTGGTAGCAGTTCAGGAGGAGATGATGACTGGACTCACTTGTCTTCAAAAGAAGTGGATCCTTCCACGAGAGAACTGCAGTCCCTACAGATACCAGAAACAGATAGTCTGAACTCCATGGACCACTCTCAAGAGGGGCCCATAGGGCTCAGGGAAGCTGCCCTATACCCACATCTTCCACCAGAAGCAGATCCCTGTTTGATCAAATCCCTCTCCCAGATGCTGTCCATGGGCTTCTCTGATGAGGGCGGCTGGCTCACCAGACTCCTGCAGACCAAAAATTATGACATTGAGGCTGCTCTTGATGCCATCCAGTATTCCAAGCATCCACCACATCCATAAGGGATTCCTGCTCTAGGAACCCCCTCAACTCACTTTCCTGTCCTGTAACCTGACCTGTTGTCAGTCCCAGCTTCTCTGGGAATTAAGCTTATTCTTGTGAAGGTTCTTAGTTCTGTGTTCAGTCATGTTGGAAGCCATATCAGTTCACTTTTTGCTTAGACCATAGAGAGCACCAGCACACTCACCTCTGTCCATTGATTGTGTCATTGTTTCAAGGGAGGAAACATCCCTTCACTAATAGTTTTGTAAGGGGAGGGGAGTGACAATGGAGTGAAGACAAGGAAAAAAGGGTATGTTTTCCTAgtgctttgtttccatgttccCTTATCTCTTGTTCATGTCAGTTTTCTTGCACTTAAGTAGTCTTAGCTTTTCACCTTTCTAACCAAGTCTTCAGTTAAATTTGTGGAGAACTAATGTTGTATTTTGCCATATCCAGcaccattcattcaataaatattattcagcctttaaaaaaatgtcaattgctcatggttatgatgaactaatagaataaaaatgacaattctactcaaattgaATTGCTTACTCAATGTCATGCCAATCAAATTTGCCAAACGACTACttcctgagctagaaaaaaatggtaataaaattcatctgtagcaaaaaaaaaaaagggcaagaatatcaaaggaactgatgaaaaaaaaactgtaaaggaaggtggcccagctctaccacatctaaaactatactataaagcagcagtcatcaaaactgcctggtactggttaagaatagagtaatggatcagtggattaggatagactcaaaaaaaacttcagtaaatgactacatcaatctactatttgacaaacccaaagaactcactatctgacaaaaattgttgagaaaattgaaaaatagtatggaaaaactaggcatagatccacacctcacaccctatgcaaaaataagatcaaactgggtacaggatttagacataaagagcaataccatagataaatgattaatagaccaaaaaatactctatctgatctatggaaaagggataaatttatgacaaaacaagaattagaacacaatataaaatacaaaatgaatgattttgactctattaaattgaaaggttttgtactaataaaatcaatgctgtcaaaatcataagaaaagcagaaagctgggaaacaatcttcacagccagGAGTTCTGGTaaggatctcatttctaaaatatatagagaattgggtcaaatttataagatcataagttatttattccccaattgataaatagtcaaaagatctgaacagttttcaaatcaagaaattaaaaccatatgtagtcatatgaaaaaatgttccaaatcaccattgattagagagatgcaaattaaaacaatgaagtatcatctcatgCCTATTatattagcccagatgagaaaatgggaagatgatcaatgttggggggGATATaagagaattgggacattgatgcattgctggtggagttgtgagcagatccaaccattttggagagcaatatggaattatgcccaaagagcaataaaactgttcttaccctttgacctagtaattccaattctaagacCCAGAAGAACTtgcaaagaataggaaaagtcctatatgttccaaaatagtcatacCAGCACTTTTTgaagtgccaaagaattggaaattgaggaatggctaaacaagttatggtacatgaatactatggaatattactcttctgtaagaaacaataaatgactggaccctagagaagcatggaatgtcttttggaatctgatgctgagcacaGGGATTAGAGTCAAGAGAATaaggtacacatcaacaacactatgtgatgaacaaccttgatggaagcaaatcatcttgacagtccagagagctaggacaactgcattagactggacatggactatattattcccaaccagaagcagaaaacaaagcaaaacaaaatatccaggaaaaaaaaacactcttaatgaatctgatgaacacaataaaaatcatctcttattatctcttaaaaattatctttcccttaaacctaattcttcatgccaaaattTACTAATTAGTAAATATGTttcacaaaatatgtatgtaaaatgctaacctgactgttccctactgaaggaaggaagggtggagggaaattttgtaacttggaaatatgcatgcacaaatggatgaaaatttaaaaaatgaaaaaataacaaaataaagaaaaaataaatatgtatgtacaatgcttatccaactgttcactgctgaggggagagggggtgggaagggaaggtggaaggaaattttgtaacttaaaaatatacatattcgtattgatgaaaaaattttaataaaagtaaaaaagtgaatgaaaaatgtCTTGCTATGTAATTGGGAATAAATAATGTactttttcaaaggaaaagtgTCACTTCtttaatttggatgctatatgaATCAAATGAGTATGATATAAAAGACATTacaatcaaaaaatataaatttaattcttGTTAAATACAAAATACAGTTACAAATCatgacaaacaaaaaatatttctttgttgaGAGTGTTCCTAATTTAGCAGAATAGGAAATTCTTTTACTATAGACTTATTAACAAAGCAACTGAAAAACCCTTCTCAACATGTGTTTATCTGTCTGTATTTATATGTATCTGTGTACATGTCTCTTTATGTCTGTGTATCTGTATGTGTCAAAACAGAAATGTAGTACTGCTTGGTCGCCTCAGCATTGGTTGACTgactagaaacaaaaaaaaatgtcattaatgGTTCAGGTCAACTTGAAAAAGTACTTTCTAGTACAGTGCTCTGCATCTAAGCCTATAATGTCTAATGTGCTTATCAATTTTTATCAGTATTACTATCAGAATTTCTACCTATCTTCCCCTCTACTTTGTTGACCTTTCCCAGAACATTAGAAAGTCAGAGAACTGTAACCTGACATCACAACCCCCagacttaacttctctggatctACCATTCTTCATCTATAATGAAGGAGATGATCTTTTCAGGTCCCTTCCAATCCTGGGTCTTGTCACAATGGGGCAGTCCTAAAATTCAAAGTCAATCCATTCCTTTCTAATTCCTGCTCTGGACATAGATGCCAACAGGAAGTTTCAGTTTCcaccttcctcctcctttctcttctgttGTCACTACACTGAGTACACAAAGTCAGAGGATCTTAacatgactttatttctccactaccttaACTCCCCCAGACACCAATGGAAATCCTCACTgatccctcacttaaatccctGTGCTCTTAATTAAAGACTTACAGGAATCTTGGAATTCAGAAAGAAGGAGCTGAGAGGAGATGTTCACATTACTTTTGTAAATTAACCAACTCATCCTTGCTCTTAAGAGCTGATTATCAATTTTTCGGCATAACTATTTATACCATAgattgatttgttttttgttgaaaGTTATTGAGAAAATGTGTTTGAAAGAAAGTGATTGACAAAATGAcaaattaattgattaaatttAGAACTatagcatatatatttatttttgccaGTAGAGTTAGTTATTAAACATTCACCAGCATAGCCTTGCTATGAAGAATGGCTAATAAACTTGATGAGAGTCAAGATCCAAAAGTGTTCTCAATTTTAGAAGTCTAGAAACATagctcaaataaagtcagatgaacttaattgagaaaaaagtaaaatcttaTATTTGTCTTCAAAAAGTCTATTTTACAAAGACAAGATGGACAAAGTGTGCTTAAAAACC from Macrotis lagotis isolate mMagLag1 chromosome 6, bilby.v1.9.chrom.fasta, whole genome shotgun sequence encodes:
- the LOC141492308 gene encoding LOW QUALITY PROTEIN: sequestosome-1-like (The sequence of the model RefSeq protein was modified relative to this genomic sequence to represent the inferred CDS: deleted 2 bases in 1 codon); this translates as MTVTEAVTVEYLDEDENGSKDSYYAVYKLFNLKRLQAKIKVAEELVPDFLFTANCSVNKAFEIEIQQDNLKDHQEEFVLPGLELEKAPAQAGPHKVNQFQHARPMGCLGPWQWEQVPDLSAQGSPSTIWKLNGRTLLHQIECKLRLQQVTTRIINHDQVDFISDSDEDGDLIAFSTDEELSVGMHYIKDDLFRIYIKEKKECRQEHRPPCAQEMPPNMVHPNVICDGRNGPVLGSGFKCSICLDYDLCSTCEGKGLHKEHNTIVFQNPLHPHLPEWFSRRCWLHKMRHGAFPPFGWMPGWGFIDPHPMNPNVPQAQTGGTPPNLGAEQGQMASASAQQDSDPNVTFLQNVGESVAAALSPLGIDVDIDVEHGGKRSKVTPSFSQSNSEDKSSLQSSSSSSKSQASIQTSEMEMMALSEQMEKVIVESSMQVDENPLSQVQVEAGSSSGGDDDWTHLSSKEVDPSTRELQSLQIPETDSLNSMDHSQEGPIGLREAALYPHLPPEADPCLIKSLSQMLSMGFSDEGGWLTRLLQTKNYDIEAALDAIQYSKHPPHP